A part of bacterium genomic DNA contains:
- a CDS encoding DUF4838 domain-containing protein produces MKRVSALVIVILTGFVLNGCGSGSGLELARNGTTKYRIVTAAKPSFSTINAAGELKKFMKEMTGADMLIVSDLEPMTGHEIILGNSDHLRQLGVEIDFDKLGKEGYIIRTVGKHLVIAGGELRGNMYGVYGLLEDHLGCRWFTSEVSRIPHYDRLVLPILDETVIPALEYREPFVYEARDGNWAARNRMNRNCNGTLEDRHGGQVQWAPGMFVHTFNILVPPEKYFKQHPEYYSLVGGKRTADYSQLCCTNDEVVAIVTEGVMKAFHDNPQAEVLSVSQNDCFNYCECEKCQALARQEGSQIAPVLQMVNRVAEEVEKRYSGKAIETLAYQWTRKAPKTMRPRPNVIVRLCTIECCFSHPLKTCDSPQNRDFANDLREWSKICDRLWIWNYCTSFSHYFVPFPNLRVRNDNIRFFVENNVKGIFQQDVYTTPHGELSALSGYLNAKLLWNPSYDENTAINEFLDGVYSEAANPIRVYIDMLHDKVERDNIHVGISEGPWADYLTDEILARADSLWNEAEAAVSGKPDVLRRVKIDRLSVDYAIIAHEQNRSAYVIDQDRLAVAVNPAFMERVDRFCRTADDAGVIMLNEPGLTTAQFRAGLEASLKPQSLILINPVKQGATEPGLTRRYYKAGWTGEPDFSKMKADRIDSTSGFVLPEHADWEVFGAGFEGFITVPRDGVYTFLSRSDDGSKLFIGSTEVIDNGGSHPVQERCGFAALKAGTYPIRATYYNSGGGIAFDVLYRTPGGNIEHIPETALSRKKS; encoded by the coding sequence ATGAAGAGAGTCTCTGCACTGGTCATCGTAATTCTCACCGGTTTTGTTCTGAACGGATGCGGGAGCGGCTCCGGGCTGGAGCTTGCCCGGAACGGCACGACGAAATACCGTATCGTTACCGCCGCGAAACCGTCATTTTCAACCATAAATGCCGCCGGAGAGCTGAAAAAGTTCATGAAAGAGATGACCGGCGCCGACATGCTCATCGTATCGGATCTTGAACCCATGACCGGCCATGAAATTATTCTCGGGAACAGCGACCATCTCAGGCAGCTCGGTGTCGAAATCGATTTTGACAAGCTCGGGAAAGAGGGCTATATAATCAGGACTGTCGGAAAGCATCTCGTTATCGCCGGCGGCGAGCTCAGGGGAAACATGTACGGTGTGTATGGTCTTCTCGAGGATCACCTGGGCTGCAGGTGGTTTACTTCCGAAGTGAGCCGTATCCCTCATTATGACCGTCTCGTACTGCCGATCCTCGATGAAACCGTCATTCCGGCGCTCGAATACCGCGAACCGTTCGTGTACGAGGCCCGCGACGGCAACTGGGCAGCCCGCAACCGCATGAACAGGAACTGCAACGGCACCCTCGAAGACCGTCACGGCGGTCAGGTTCAATGGGCGCCGGGTATGTTCGTTCACACCTTCAATATCCTCGTTCCCCCGGAGAAATACTTCAAACAGCATCCCGAATACTATTCACTCGTCGGCGGGAAACGTACCGCTGATTACAGCCAGCTCTGCTGCACCAACGATGAAGTCGTTGCAATCGTTACGGAAGGCGTTATGAAAGCATTCCATGACAACCCGCAGGCCGAGGTACTCTCCGTCTCCCAGAACGACTGCTTCAATTACTGCGAGTGCGAGAAGTGCCAGGCTCTCGCGCGGCAGGAGGGCTCACAGATAGCTCCCGTGCTTCAGATGGTGAACCGTGTCGCCGAAGAGGTCGAAAAGCGTTACTCCGGCAAGGCAATCGAAACCCTCGCCTACCAGTGGACCCGCAAGGCGCCGAAAACCATGCGCCCCCGTCCCAATGTGATCGTCAGGCTCTGCACCATCGAATGCTGTTTCTCCCATCCGCTCAAAACATGCGACAGCCCGCAGAACAGGGATTTTGCCAACGATCTCCGGGAGTGGTCGAAGATTTGCGACCGCCTCTGGATATGGAATTACTGCACGTCGTTTTCCCATTACTTTGTCCCGTTTCCCAACCTCAGAGTTCGTAACGACAACATACGGTTTTTCGTCGAGAACAATGTCAAGGGAATTTTCCAGCAGGATGTCTATACGACGCCGCACGGCGAACTGTCGGCCCTGAGCGGATATCTCAACGCCAAGCTCCTCTGGAATCCCTCATACGACGAAAACACCGCCATCAACGAATTCCTCGATGGCGTGTACAGCGAGGCCGCGAACCCGATCCGTGTCTATATCGATATGCTCCACGACAAAGTCGAGCGCGACAATATCCATGTCGGTATAAGCGAGGGACCATGGGCGGACTACCTCACCGACGAGATTCTCGCCCGCGCCGATTCGCTCTGGAATGAGGCTGAAGCCGCGGTTTCGGGAAAGCCCGATGTGCTCAGGCGTGTAAAAATCGACCGTCTCAGCGTGGACTACGCCATTATCGCCCATGAGCAGAACCGCTCGGCATATGTCATCGACCAGGATCGTCTCGCGGTGGCTGTCAATCCCGCGTTTATGGAGCGCGTCGACCGCTTCTGCCGGACAGCCGACGATGCCGGGGTGATCATGCTCAACGAACCGGGACTGACCACAGCACAGTTCCGCGCCGGGCTTGAAGCATCGCTCAAACCTCAATCTCTCATCCTGATCAACCCGGTCAAACAGGGCGCGACCGAACCGGGACTGACACGACGGTACTACAAGGCGGGCTGGACCGGGGAGCCGGATTTTTCGAAGATGAAAGCCGACCGCATCGATTCAACGTCCGGTTTTGTGCTCCCCGAACATGCGGACTGGGAGGTATTCGGCGCTGGTTTCGAGGGATTCATCACCGTTCCCCGGGACGGTGTCTATACCTTTCTGTCACGGTCTGATGACGGCTCGAAGCTCTTTATCGGATCGACCGAGGTAATCGACAACGGAGGCAGTCATCCGGTGCAGGAACGCTGCGGTTTCGCGGCGCTCAAAGCAGGTACGTATCCCATAAGGGCGACCTACTATAATTCCGGGGGCGGCATTGCTTTCGATGTCCTTTACAGAACCCCCGGCGGGAATATCGAGCATATCCCCGAAACGGCGCTCTCGCGAAAAAAATCGTGA
- a CDS encoding DUF4838 domain-containing protein — MKTLKWIVFIGILCCSGNCGFFGEKQGLEITRNNASKYRIIIADGASPSTVHGALELQMFLFRMTDAVIPIYSDRLPLTSREIMLGDNAHLRALDLTVDFAKLGDEGYVIRTAGRHLIIAGGAQRGTMYGVYGLLEDHLGCRWFTAEVSRIPRSERLVVPALDETVVPPLEYREPYVWEAFDGNWAARNRMNRNSKDGGLEARHGGRIEWVPGMFVHTFETLVPHAKYFREHPEYYSLVKGRRLGSHSQLCCTNDDVVKIVTEEVLEAFRENPQAHVLSISQNDWDNHCECRKCRALAESEGSDIAPVLLMVNRVAEAVEKEFPDKVIETLAYQWTRKPPKTIRPRHNVVIRLCTIECCFSHPLETCSSQENRDFVSDLRAWSQVTDRIWIWDYVTSFRHYFTPYPNLRVRDDNIRLFVRNDVKAVFEQDVYTTPNGEFSGLSGYLNAKLLWNPSYDENTAIDEFLEGVYGRAAAPIRAYIDMIHDKVEYDNIHMGIWQGPDADYLTDDILARADSLWEQAEAAVADCPEVLERVKTARLSVDYAIISRDRTRGDALIVDQKELRLTVNPAFTDRVGRFCSTAQRAGVLRLREYGYTVDEYRADLDSLVKPRSLTLTNPVMVKNLLPGLIRRLYRGPWEGIPRFGSLRHDSIGTVDRFQLPEHGEEESFGLIFEGFISVPRDGVYTFYTRSADGSKLVIGPTTVVDNGGNHAVLERMGFIALKAGMHPVKLSYFTRGKITALYVFYRGPGIEKQHIPESALFHAKQ; from the coding sequence GTGAAAACACTGAAATGGATTGTTTTTATCGGGATTCTGTGCTGCAGCGGCAACTGCGGCTTTTTTGGTGAAAAGCAGGGTCTTGAAATCACCCGAAACAACGCCTCGAAATACCGTATAATCATCGCCGATGGCGCATCGCCCTCGACGGTGCACGGGGCGCTCGAGCTCCAGATGTTTCTCTTTCGCATGACCGACGCGGTCATTCCGATTTATTCCGACCGGTTACCGCTGACCTCCCGCGAAATCATGCTCGGCGACAACGCTCATCTCAGGGCGCTCGATCTCACTGTCGACTTTGCGAAATTAGGCGACGAGGGATATGTCATCAGAACTGCCGGGAGACATCTCATCATCGCCGGCGGCGCACAGCGGGGAACCATGTACGGTGTGTATGGGCTTCTGGAAGATCACCTCGGATGCCGCTGGTTTACCGCCGAAGTGAGCCGTATTCCCCGGTCCGAGCGGCTCGTTGTTCCGGCGCTCGACGAGACGGTTGTTCCACCGCTCGAATACCGTGAACCTTATGTGTGGGAGGCGTTCGACGGCAACTGGGCGGCGCGGAACCGCATGAACCGCAATAGCAAGGACGGCGGCCTCGAAGCCCGTCACGGCGGCAGGATCGAGTGGGTTCCCGGGATGTTCGTTCATACCTTCGAAACTCTTGTCCCCCACGCGAAGTATTTCCGGGAACACCCGGAATATTACTCGCTCGTCAAAGGCAGACGGCTCGGAAGCCACAGCCAGCTTTGCTGTACCAACGACGATGTTGTAAAAATCGTTACTGAGGAGGTGCTCGAGGCTTTCCGCGAAAATCCTCAGGCTCATGTCCTGTCCATTTCCCAGAACGACTGGGACAACCACTGCGAATGCAGAAAATGCCGCGCCCTCGCCGAGAGCGAAGGTTCGGATATCGCCCCCGTCCTCCTCATGGTGAACCGCGTCGCCGAAGCGGTCGAAAAGGAATTCCCGGACAAAGTGATCGAGACCCTCGCATACCAGTGGACCCGCAAACCGCCGAAAACCATCCGTCCCCGCCATAATGTGGTCATCAGGCTCTGCACCATCGAATGCTGTTTCTCCCATCCCCTCGAAACGTGCTCCAGCCAGGAGAACAGGGATTTTGTCAGCGATCTCAGGGCATGGTCGCAGGTTACCGACCGTATCTGGATATGGGACTATGTCACCTCGTTCAGGCACTACTTTACTCCGTATCCTAATCTCCGCGTGCGGGACGACAACATTCGCCTTTTTGTCAGGAACGATGTCAAGGCGGTGTTCGAGCAGGATGTGTACACCACACCGAACGGCGAGTTCTCCGGGCTGAGCGGATACCTCAACGCCAAGCTCCTGTGGAATCCTTCTTACGACGAGAATACGGCGATCGATGAATTTCTCGAGGGTGTCTACGGCCGTGCGGCGGCGCCCATCCGCGCATACATCGACATGATCCACGACAAGGTCGAATATGATAACATCCATATGGGAATCTGGCAGGGGCCCGACGCCGACTACCTGACCGACGATATCCTTGCACGGGCGGATTCGCTCTGGGAACAGGCTGAAGCGGCAGTCGCGGACTGCCCCGAAGTGCTCGAACGGGTAAAGACTGCCCGGCTGAGCGTGGATTACGCCATCATATCCCGTGACAGAACCCGCGGCGATGCCCTTATCGTCGACCAGAAGGAACTCAGGCTCACCGTCAATCCGGCGTTCACCGACCGTGTCGGCCGTTTCTGCAGCACCGCACAGCGGGCGGGCGTGCTCAGGCTCAGGGAATATGGTTATACGGTGGATGAATACCGTGCCGATCTGGACAGTCTGGTAAAACCACGGTCGCTGACCCTGACAAATCCTGTTATGGTTAAAAATCTCCTGCCCGGTCTCATCCGCCGTCTGTACCGGGGACCATGGGAAGGAATCCCGCGGTTCGGATCGCTCAGGCATGACAGCATCGGGACGGTCGACCGGTTTCAGCTCCCGGAACACGGGGAAGAAGAATCGTTCGGTCTGATATTCGAGGGATTTATTTCTGTGCCGAGGGATGGTGTTTACACCTTTTACACCCGTTCAGCCGACGGCTCGAAACTGGTTATCGGCCCGACTACGGTGGTGGACAACGGCGGAAACCATGCTGTTCTCGAACGTATGGGATTTATCGCGCTGAAAGCGGGTATGCACCCTGTAAAGTTATCGTATTTTACGAGAGGGAAGATAACCGCGCTCTACGTATTCTATCGCGGCCCGGGCATCGAAAAACAGCATATCCCCGAATCGGCGCTTTTTCACGCGAAACAATGA